The Vitis vinifera cultivar Pinot Noir 40024 chromosome 7, ASM3070453v1 genomic interval TAAAGTTACATTTTTACTATTTACTATATCCTAATGGTTTGAACcttaattatcattttcatgTCTGCAAGGTCATCTTCACACTTGTATACATTCTAAGAAAACATGTACAGAAATGCATATGTATATACACATACACATAgcaagaaggaagaaaaaaataaggagCATGGTAATGGGAAGTTTGTGAATTGTGGGTAATTAGAAATATAGATGCCTATACAACTCTCATAATCTATTCCGGAAGTCAAGAGAATTTTGTGAAGATGGAACCTGTCTTAACATGATGGTAAAGGTATAGGGTGTTATCAGAGTATTGACCATAAAAATGGAGGCATTAAACAAAGCTATGACTGCAAAAGGAGCTGGGCAGAGAAAGAAGTACACCCAAACTGGGCTAGTGCAGTTCAGAAAGATGCATTATCCAAGCATCTATTCAGTCAGAATCCAAATCaggaaaaaactaaaaaatgttgCATCTAGCACAAATTTGAGGCCGAAAGCCCAAATCATAAGTCATTAATTGAACCATACAAACATGGCTGCCTGTTTTGTAGTGGATGAAGTTAAACTTTGTGCAGGTAGGTTGGGTGAAAGACCAATACAAAGCCCATCTCTAGGGGTTGAGCAAGTTGACCATAGTACATCTAACTATAACTTGGCTGTTGCCAAGCCAATCTCGTTGAATTGGGCTAGGCCAGGTTGTTTGGATTGTTCTAGTTGGAATAGACTGATTACCTTCTTAGGAAGGTCTTTTGTTTAATAGGTAAATATCCATTGTATCAATAGCTCCTAAGAAGGACAATCTCCTATGAACACTCCAAtctaataaaaaacattaaacataAATAGTAGTTTTGAAAGTTTGACTTAACTTTTTAGTATTCTCAAACGCtcaccatagttttaaaaggcatgCTTTAAGTACGTCTGGCTCCCTTTTGGGCTCCCTTTTAAGTACGTCTGGGCTCAAGGCACAACTACTCCCTGGTTATAGCACCTCGCTTGCCAAGACATGCACTTTATTGTAGAGAAGCACCTTGTTGACTTTACTCTTCCTTTTCaaacacttttattcttgaaatttctgaTTGTacattgaaatttatataatttcattgaatgtttcttttaaatgtttggaatcttaaattttttagtcattggattagattttaaatcatattttatgaaattgataTACATCTCATGTAGCATTTCATCATGTTGTGTTTTGCCCTAAGCTGTAGGCGACTTTTACTCCTTAGGTGCGCCTTGCGCCTTTGAAAACTAGGCCCTCAcctttttctctccttccatatggTCAAGAATAGCGATAAGAGAGTAGCTCTCCAagctctctctctttttccaaCAAAGAATCCATGCCAACTCAGGAGGGCATTCTTCGCTAAGAAGTGCATTACCCACTCTATTCCAAATAGAGCAAAAATCAACTCCACAGGAATACTGGTGTCAAGTGGTCAACAAAGATATGATCAACTGAAGTTTTGAGACTTACCAGCAGAAATGCCATATTGTTAATACAAGGTCCATAGGCCGCATTATAAAAGAATTCTGTGGACTAAGAAGAGCCACTGAAGTTTTGAGACAGCCTCATTGGCAAAGTGCCTGAAGCCTCCCTTCTATACATCCTTGTCAGGTTCAAGGCACCACTTTTGTGACACCATTTTGTCCAGCTAACTTATACCTCAAAGAAACTCACCCATGCATATGGTCTCTGAGAATGGAGTCCACATTTTTCAACACCCACAAAGCCTACTACTTCAGTCTTTCCAGTGTCTCCCTACCCTTATACCTGCTTGGAGTTAAAACTATTTAGAAATGTTATGGGGTTCAAATTCAGATATAATTCTTGGTCTTGTGTAGCTTAGATTTTTTGTTAACCCAGTTGATTCCAGGCATCAGAGGGAGGTTCTCCAAACAGACTAAGTAAAGATTTCTCTACCACATTTCAACAACTAACACACAAAATATACAGAGTTCAGTGAAATCTGGCATTCTTTCTTTCACTATTTTATTAGCAACAAGAAATTTCAACCATCAACCATCCCTTCCCAGTCAGTACTATCTGGAAGTCCTGGGCTCCAACCAGGGCTAGTTTCTTTGGTTGGGAGGCGGCTTGGAACAGACTACTCACCACTGATCGCCTAAAGAGATTTGGTTGGAACATCCCCAACAGGTGCTTCTTGTGTAAAAATGAGGAGGAGTCTATTGATCACCTTCTCCTGTTTTGTGAGAAGGCCAGAATGTTATGGTATCTAaccttctccctttttggggtgcaatgggtgatgcactcctctGTGAAAAGGAATCTCCTAGGATGGTATGGatcttttgtgggcaagaaaagggagaaagcaTGGAAAACTGCCCCCCTTTGCCTAATGTGGactatttggaaagaaaggaatagaagAGCCTTCGATGATGTGGAAAGAAACGATCAAGAtatcaaatccatttttttgtacacttttgtgaattgggctagggtaTATATTAAGGATCATACTTTATCgttgtttgattttgtaaacTGGTTAGCCACCAAGTAAGGGTCAGAACCTTTTGTTTCTTGATCCTTTGTATCTTGGTATACTTCGTGTATACTCTCTTTAGCCTTTTGGCTTTTAATGAATTtcctttatctatcaaaaaaagaaatttcaagtAGGCCATCAACTTAAGACCACTGAAGTCACTTGATCAAAAAAAGGTCTTATTTGAGTTCAAAGCAAGTGGTGAGAGACAGATTGCCATTGCAAAAGCCAACTCTTAAGAAGCAGCTTTACTTTAAAGTGACAGTTTTTTTCCCTTATAAAGCTCCATCATGTAGGCATGCCCTTGGTTGCCTTGAGAACTAATGATTTGTTTGAAGATTGATGTActaaccaaggatgaaaattgTTGTGCTAATAGAAGCtttaatgcaaacaatgttagttcaaaacacaaagataaaacaatccaCACAAAGATACACAAGGTTTTAACATGGTTTGGCCAACCATGTCTACATTCATAGGCGAAAGGGAATCATTCCACTATACCATAAAGAATATTACAATGAATAGAACTAGATACAACTATTAGGTTTTCAAAATAtctcatgtttccccactccttgtatcgaCACCCTACTTTACCCACTCATTGTATCGACACCCTGCACCACGAGCCCCCTCGCTTCACCAAGTGTCTctcattcttcctcacatctttaTCTACCTTGTATTGTCATTATAACTCTATCTTTATCTCATAACCTTTTTTCTTcttgacctagaatatttatggAGATATTCTTAATAACTTACCTTATTCTATagggaaatctaatattacaataacatATCACcttaggaaatattttatacaatattctttataaaacgGAATCTATACCAATTAAGAATTTGGGACACtttccaacaaaaataaatatatcaattacTTCCTACAATAAGTTCGCATAAAACATTGACAAGTGACAGCAGAAGTTCTATTATCAAGATATGAATGGTTTGAGTAAGTCCAGTTACTCTTGATGACCAGATAATTGATAGTGATCATTGTTGAATATTGAGTATATCTATTGCTTCCTACAAATTATATACATCACTATAACTTAGATGGGTAATCAGAGGAGCTCAACCTCATTCAAATCTGAGGGATGCTTTGAAACTAATCTCGTCCCTCCCTTTTCTCACAATTCCCTCTCCTCTTCTCCTCGTCACTCACATACTCaaaactttgtttcaactatgCACTTTGAAATGTGCCCAAGACCCAGCTCACTTGGGCCTGTCTTATCATCATATCATATCCGCACAGAAGGAAAGAAGAATGTATATGACTGagcaaggaaaataaaacatggaaaagaggaaaagcgAAAATGGCTTTTAGTTTTACTGATGCAATCATATAAGTTCCTTGAAGTAAATAATATTTCtgaataaaaagagaaatatatAGAGCAGAATTCAAATAGATACCCATTCAGTAGGAAAAGAAAGCAATAATTTAACAGCAGAAATTAGGTACACTTGGGTCCTGCTTTGCTCAGTTAAGatgcctttttttctttttcctttgagGCCATTAAGGCTATCTGTCTAGTTGGCAGAGTAGTTCCATTGGTGCAAGGAGGAAGGTGATAAGGAGAATGGCCCCATGGGCTTCTTTTGGTGCCTCTACAAGGAGCAGAATCAGAGAGTTTTTTATCATGTAGAACATTTAGACCTAATGCTTAAAACAAATTTCCATAAATCCCAGTTTTTATGGTTGAGGAACTCTTAGGAAGAAGTGATCTTCTATTTCTCAGATTTCATCAAGAGTTTGGGAATGAGTTAAAGCATTCTCAATGCCAGATCtcattctttgcttttctcttttccttggTTTACAAGGTTCCTTGTGtacttccctttttttttcttctttctgataggcaaacaaaattatattaatagagCCTCCTTACTTCATATGTCCTAGGGGTTGTACCCTCTCTTTCTTGGCACCTTAAATACATGTTTGTGTGTTTGTGTATGTGTATGTGTATATTCCTTATTTTCCTACAAGAAACAGCTTTACTGATGAAAAGAATGACAATGTGACAATATGTACATCCCTCAAAGTGcccttttaaaattaagaaggGTGGGATTATCCTCAATGTTTAAAGCTCTCAactgataaaattaaaacatgaaatataggatctaaatcaatcaaattttttttccaggAAATCATACGTTTATTCACCAAACAATTGATATTCACATCCAACGGTAGTTTATCCGCAATAATTTCATCCATCAAGCAGAAAAGTCAGGATCTTCCCACAAATCCATCCTTCGTTACTGGAAACTTTAGTAGAAACTAAAACTAGTACAAAATCAAGTATTCCatcataatataacaaaataaactCATGCACCACCTCTAAAACAAGTGAATTTTGTTATAGAATTTAAAGGCAATGATCACCTACTACTATATAATGAAGCACTAAGAAAATCTTACATGAAATACAGAATAGTTCTTATCCAAATTATTCATGAAAATGAAGTAATGGAAGATCCATCATTTATGAATATAACTTTTCAAAATGTCGCTTCCCTGTTCTAGGTTTGCATTCCTCCGCCAATTTGCCACTGCTCTATTAACAGTAGCCTCCGCTTCACGAATTTCCTCAGTAGAGAACTTGTGTTCTATGATTCCCAACGGCCCTGGCTGGAGTACCTTAACCACAGTTTCAATCTCTTGCTCTAACTGCCTGGGAAAAACAAGAATCAGAATGTGAGCAGTGATGAAATGAAAAGCATCATCAAACACGAAACTTCATTTCAGTTGCAAGGAACGGAGAGAAACTTCATTTCAATTGAAATCTTTCATTTCTTCAGAATGAGTAACCATTGTACGAAAATACCTCACATGCAATTAGATGTGAGTTAAATTGATTTGTTTATCAAGAAACTGAAATTTTGATGAGTGATGGATCAAAATCAACCTCAAAAACCCTAGTGCAATTCAGCAACTCTAAtgaaaagaggaagaagaagagaaccTGAAGAGGCCGGAAAAGGGCAGAGACTTGCCGAGTCGTGAAAAAGAAACTGGCATCGCTGTTGCGAAACCCTCTGCTTCGATTTTCCCTGGAAACAGCCACTGTCCAAGGGCCAAGGCAAATGAAACTTATCACTCTTCAAAACGCACCGTTTTGATTGTCCTTCGTTTCACTTCCACCGTTTGCCAAAGAATATGTCAAAACGCAGCGTTTTGAGGGCTTCACTTCCCATTCAGCCTTTATTAGGGTCCTGCACACTGAAATTGATGCCTACCAAAACCTGAGACCGATCACAATATGTCACATATACAATTTAATTTCATTGCTTTTTACCTTCTTTACATCGCATTCCTTTGAATGTTAATTcgattcttttttattttgatctcATTTGTTTGTATTCAGTTTCATTTGTTTGTACCGCcattaaataaactaaatttcATCATACACTTTCAATGATCGGGATTATAAGCTCCGTGAGTACCGAATCGGTATCCTaacattttctaaattattaaaatggATTTATAGTTTGTTTCTTCCACACATCTAATAACAGAGAGGGTGCAAAAATTCAGTAAGGTACCTCTTTTGTAGCTCTATGAAAAGAAGATGGTTGTATTCCAATCACTAATCAGTAAGCtgaaatttatagaaaaataactaagtaaaaaaaaacccctAATAAGTATTCGAATGGACCCGCATTATGATATTCAATGATATTAATTGTGAGTGGCAGGCACCCAACTGCATTGTGCCCGCCACAGTTCTATGCTTGGCACCCCCACCAATCTGTAGGCACTCATAGTGAAGGCCCCATTCTGATTAGGGGCAAGGCATGcctaaacactcttgagtaatTGCCCCCTTAATCTCATCATTCAGGTTCAACAGTTTTCACACTTGAACAGTTATGATCCATCATTTGGCACACTACATGCATGATGCAACATAATTATAGCAGGTTGCCAGAT includes:
- the LOC100240880 gene encoding uncharacterized protein LOC100240880, whose amino-acid sequence is MPVSFSRLGKSLPFSGLFRQLEQEIETVVKVLQPGPLGIIEHKFSTEEIREAEATVNRAVANWRRNANLEQGSDILKSYIHK